Genomic DNA from Accipiter gentilis chromosome 9, bAccGen1.1, whole genome shotgun sequence:
GCTGGCAGTGACTAGCCATGAGCTCATCTCACCTAAGCAACAGAGCCGAGAGCCGCTTTAGAGCCTCAGAGGAGCATGAGCTGGAGGCAGTGGGGAAGAAAGCTTGGGACAATCCCGTTTACGATGGCTCTCCCTCTACCTCCTTGAAGATTCAGGCCATCTACAACCCCAAGTCCATCCCGGAGAATCCCTATGAGAATTTTGAAGAGGTGGGGGATCCACTGCCCTACCaggaagagcagagcaaagctGTGGATGGGAAGACAAGTCCTTTTCTCAAGTGCTGCTTCTACGTCTTCAGAGGCATCCGAGGTAAAGCTCTGACATATGACTAGAAAGGTTGTACTAGCCCTTGGGAAGAGCAATGGTAAGGGCGGGAgacggggtggtggtggggggagtgtGGGGATGCAGAAGGTAGAAACCCCATAGTGTCCGTGTAGCCCAGGAACCTGCTCAACATAGACCAGCATTACCCCAGAGATAATCTTTGGCTGACCTGGAAGGAGCTTCCTCATTCTGTGTGCCTTGCTGTAGCTCCAGGGTCTGTTCTGTTACCTTTCCTGTAAGGCAGGAGGCACAGACAGACTCAGTGGTGTGTGTGCTCAGGGTCATGCAGTGAATCTGTTGGCAGAGCTTTGGACAGAGCTTAGGTGTCCTGAATCCACAGCAGCCATCTCTCTGGTGATGAGACTATTCCtgtctgtgtgtgcattttcTAGATGGAGGGGTACTGACCCCTGTGTTACAGTAACTTAAGAACTGATATAAATACCCACCAGAGAAAAATCTAGCATTGCCAGGACTGAAATGCAGAGGATAACAGGAATATATCAAGCAAGGCTTTGCTTGAAGACAGCTTAAAGAAAGAGGTGctagttttcagtttaaaagataAAGGTGGATTAAATATTATGTAGGCTTATTCAGAGGCAATCAAAAAACCTGGGAACAAGTTAGGTCTCCTGTAAGGATACAGCCGCAGGCAAGAGCATTTGCTGAACGGTTTCTTATAGAAGGCATAAAGTCCTAATACTGCAAAAACAGGGAAGACAAAGCAAGAAACTGTATTTCTTGCGGAGAGTACTAGTTTCTTGTcaatgtgtattttcttcctgacttGGAAGGCAAGACTCTTTCTCAGGGCTGTACTCTCTAACAGTACATGCGAGTCAATAACGGTATAGCCTGGTCCTGAATTGCACGGCCCCTCTATGATCAATTCTTTCTTACTTGTCATTGCGGTTACAGTCTAACACTATTAATTCACATGGGAGCCAGAGCTGAAGCTTTAGAGGTTTCTCCCGGCCCAGGAGCAGTGCTGGGTGGGCTTGGTGGGTAATTACAGATTGCTCAGAGGTAGTGTATCATTTACCTGTTTTATTCTGATATCCTTTCTTCTGGTCATTGTTTGACActtaaaatggaaaaccaaatCCATACTTTAACATCAAAATTCCATTTGTGAGATGCCAGGCTTGAAACTGGagcatgcaaatgaaaataccCAGCAGGACACTAGAGCATTTCCTTCTTCTATGACTGTTGCAGCAGTGTGTCCTGCCAGCAAGGGTGGTAAATAGGGTTGTAGGACAGACCAGAGCTGGGAGGATGAGATCCAAAGGCCAGTGCAGCTGGAAGAAAGGCCACCATCAGCCTCACAGAGATGGAGacattttccctgaaaaatttGCATCTTTCCTTTGCATCTTTCCTAGGTGCTCATTGTTTTTCACTGCCTCTCCAAATACTGCttgttctccccttccccttcatTTAATCACCTTAGTGTCTCACATGGAAAATGGAGTTAGTAAAGATAAGTCTTTTAGACAAGgacagtttggggggggtgggggggtggggggggggtggtggtgcttAAAACCTATTCCTTGGGATTGTGTGTCCATAGCTTTTCGGGGGTACTAGTCATAGCTGGCTTATTGAGTTCTTTTCTTGTCCCCACCATCTACTGGGCTGGACTACCAGTGAGTAGCTGCTGCTCCTAGTGTCACTGCTCAGGACTGTTTGTCTCTAAACTGTGTCCAAGCAACTCTGAGTCCTCTGgttcctgcctgcctcctgccaccTTGGCTATTTTGTGGCAGAATTTGCTGGGTATCTGGGTGGCACAGGGACCAATGAGGGACACCCAGCTTCCAACTGCTTTTGGAAGAGGTTCTCTGGCTGTATCCAAGACCGTGAGCTAGTCAGTCACCTGGGTCACAAGTCTGGTCTAAAAGCAGCCTCGGAAGATAATGTAGGTGTTGCCATTAATTCTTACCAGTAACTTGTTACTAGCAGGAAGGCAAGAATTACAAACAAATTGCATTGATTGCCTGTTTTCtaggttctgggtttttttctttgctctgcctTGTGAGTGCTGGACAGTCGATGTAAGATGCCATAAGGTAGCCTGGATGTCTTCTAGTCTTGAGTATCCTTCTATTCCAAATATCATGTCCAAAACAGATGCACCCCCAAGGGGGTAGGTAGTGCCAAAGGAGACACAGATGGGGATGTGCTTCCTGTATGAGGTGGTATATTTCCATGGCGTGTTTCCTAGAGAAACAGCTGAAACCAAACCTCAGCTGATGCAGTTTTACAATTACTGGATGCAATCTGAACGGGTACTGGACCAGCCTCATGGTCCTCCAGGTATAATTTTGGGCAAGTCTCTGAACTGAGTTTTCAAGGATATTTTAATCTCCCTGAATTTAGGTGTTCCTGAGTATATTTCTGTtcccaaagcaaagcaagtcTGTGCCTCTGCTCCCAACGTGTGGACAGTAGGTGTTCCCTGCCTCATGGAAAAACAGATAAACCTGTTAAAAGATTGTGATGTAGTCACAGCTAGAGATGAAGGGGGTCAATTAAAAGTGACCTGAACACATGGGTGTGTTGTTTCTCCTTGGATTTCTCTGTTGTGGAGATTCCTGTAGACCACATGATAATCTCTCCTGCATGAGTTAATCCAGATCTTCTCCAGGCTCTCATTTCTGTTGCTGGTCAGATATGACCAGAATAGGCTACTGGTTTGTCTGTCCAGGAGTGAAGGTGAACACTGCAACAGTCACTATGGTAGCTGATGGTGCAAAAAGCTCTCTCAATCTGTTGAGATGCCAAAGAGCTATCGGAAGGAGAGGAGTAAATGTTCACAGACCACTATATCGGTTTTGCTTGCTCCAAAGAAAAAAGCGCTTTGTCCTCTGCCAGAGATGACTTCAAATATGTGGCCTTTGATCCTGGCTTGCAGGAAGATGATTGTTGCATACTACTGGGGATAGGCACCAGGGCTCAGCTCTCTaggagctgcagaaagcagcaagacTGTGGGTGTTATTGACATGGCTTCCATCACTAGGCTTTCAAGTGGAAGTTCTTATGCCTTTCAACTTCAGGAGCATTTCAGAAATCACAACAGAAAGCCattacaaaaagaacaaaaaaatacactaatGGTATCAGGCGGTTCATCAAACCCAAAATATCAAGGCTCCTTCTAAAGGAAGCGTTTCTCCCTTTTTGATCAACCCTGGTGACATTTAATGAGTTGCTTTCACTGTGTGAAGAAATTGGATCACTAGCTGGTGCAATTGGCGTAACTGTATTGAAGTCAGCAGAGCTCCATTGATAGACATCCTGAAGATAATTTGGCTCTAAATTTTATGCTGAAAATATTAGGCAGGGTAATTTGATTGAGTCTTATGACGTACAAGAaatctgcaagagcttttaggtaAGCAAGGGACGAACGTTTGGGGGCTGAGGGTTCAATATACACTAAAAGGACCAATAGTTGTAAAGCTAACGTCAGATGCAGTGTCTGGTATAGAAGTTCTATCAAAAGGTCAGCTGTTGGCACGTGGACAACTGAGAAGAAATTTTATGGTTTCAAGAGTACTTGTGACAAAGACTGAGTTTCTGCAAAGAGTAAGTTGaaaaacaggcaggaaaagatCAGTCCATAATGAACTCAAACGGAAAACTGGAGAGTGATTTAGCAAAGTAAGCAAGCCAATATATTTCAGTTCTGTCAGCCCcaaatcttttcttcctgctggaaTGGTTCTTTTTAGGGGTTatttaacacatttttacagCTCTTAGtcaaattttgaaatgaaaagtggTTTTGCCTTAAAGTGACAAAAATCCAACTGCCAGCAGTGTTCTTTGGAAATGGGACTTCAGCTCCTCACATAGCCTTTGAGAATGGCCATCAAAACTCTCCAATTTCTTCTTTACACCCAACAGGTCTGTGGGGCACTACGTTGACCGagaacacagctgaaaacagagaGCTTTACGTGAAGACCACACTGCGAGAGCTGCTAATCTATATTGTGTTCTTGGTGGACATCTGCCTACGTAAGTAGCTGTCATATCTCATAGGTGTTTTTTCTGTGTGCAGCATGAGGGGAATAATGTGAGATTTTATTATTAGACTTCCTCACTCTGTTGTAGGTGTTGAATTTATTGTACATGCACTCACTGCAGCAACCAGTTGTGCCATTAACCTACAGAACAGCTGCTGCACGCAGAAGTAAAAAAACTGGCTATTGCTCTAGACCTAATTGGTATTGGTTAGGTTTAAGCAGTGTTTTCTGATCCACGTTATCAGTCCTAGCCATTGACTCCACAGTCCTGGGAGAATCTGCCCAGGGTCTTTTTGTAGTTTCACAGCAAATGTTCAAGACCCAGAAAGCAGTTCTAGAAGCTTCCTGGGATCAAAGACACAGGTTTCAGAGACATTTTCCCCTCTGAGAGTGGAGGCGTGGCTGAGGTGATAAAGCAGGTGGCAGCTCACACTGTTGTTCTTGGGTGGATTTAGTGCCTCCCTGTACTGAATGCTAATGGACTTTGTGTGGGTAGAACAATGGCCTCTTTGGTTTTTGCAAAGGTTCATTCATTATCACAAATGAGCACCCCTGGCATGGGACAGTGACGAGGATTATATTTCATGGACCCTATGGCAGCATAGACAGACAGACAATACCAACCTGAGTTACTATCACACTGGCCCAGGGAGACAGTGCTTCAGTCACTCTTCCTAAAGAACCAAGATACACACGCAGACGTACGTGTGGTCACACACTGACTCATCCAGAAGTGGGGGGGTCTTGAATGTCAGCTGCTTTATTTTCATGGTGCCCTTTCAAGAGGGCACCTTGGTGATCTCAGTGATCACCATGATGGGTGTTTTTCTGCAGGAAGGAGCACTGGAGAGTTGAAGCAACATGTTCATGGAAGTTAGAGCTTGCTCCTGTTTGAGGTTTTCTTGGTAGATGAGAACTTACCTGGAGCTTTCCACTTGGGAAAATAGGGTGGTCTCTATACCTTCGTGGCTTCACATCAGAACTTCAAAATACAGATCACGGACTttgttttgagaaagaaaatttccCTCAGAAATTTTGTCTGATGACAAAAGTTGTTACCCAAGATGTTCAGTTGCACCATCCAATGGTCTTCTCTGGCTTCTAAACTCTTATAAAGTCTGTCAGTCTGACACTTTAAATCCTGGAACATGCAACAGATAAGTTTGTAAATTcctaagaaagcagaaagtaCTATGATTAGAGATTAGCTTCTCTTGTGCCTTGCACAGCTTACTTGTGATAGTATAAGTTACACAGGAAGCGaatataaaacatatttataTCACGCTCCAATATTCAGGTATAAGTGTTGTCCCTCAGATGGGGTTCATTTACTCAGTGTGCAAGCCagtaacacacagagtcaaggtattttcaaattaatttcattgatgcgtATGAAtaggtgcctgtctcaagacagcacacccttgtcttaAAAAATTTCCACATTTATAtgcttaagtaatacatattcattattttttccctaaatgattggttctttcttcttcgcctCTCATGTAAAGCAGTGCACAGGCTCCATCTTCttctttcattgtcttcttttgagtaggtggtatcgtctgagtaggtggtcaatgagttggtGGTCACAATCTCCCCCTGCAGGAATTACCTTTGacctacttcttactctgtcttggcagttccaagtggttcttcaaggtttgttgatcagaccacaatccattatcttttctgacataaacattcTACCTATCtacaaagccccattgtctaatagtatattcctaaaccctaaatcatgtctagccATTGTTTCCCtactttaaatattaactgatggggagGGGGGCTGTGCACAGGACTTTAggagctccctggttatttcaatcatattatacatattaattgataacataAGGGAGGACCCTCCTCTTGTCTCGTCTCTTAGTGACATATGGAATGACAAGTTCCAATGCCTATTACTACACCAAAGTGATGTCTGAGCTCTTCCTGCAGACCTCTTTGGATGGCCGTGTCTCCTTCCAGTCCATTGGCAGCATGGCTGACTTCTGGGTGGTGAGTACAAATCTGGCTCGGCATGGGTTGCTCTGGAAATCTCAGCTAGACAGGGATATTCAGTTCCCTCTGAATGTGCTACCCAGTGATTTCAGCAAGGCATTTTGCTCCTACAAGCTTTTGCCAGCTACTAGCAACAGTAACAATATCACTTGCATGCAAAATATCCActgatttaaaatataatttatccCTCTGAGCACTATGGCCAGAATACTGGCGAGGCTAACTGTTCTGTGTGCCCAGAAGAGCCCATTCCCCAGTAACTTACCAGCTAAACAGGCAGGacataacaaaaagaaattgttGTGATATGATGCTCATTGAACAGATAAGGAGTACCGGCCTGGAGAAGCCAGGTGATTTACTCCAGGTTTCCTTGTGGTAGAAATGGCTTTGAATCCTACAGTCCAACGTCTTCATGCTGGTGTCTTAGTAATGGGCCTATGTCCATTTTCGTGGGCAATTGTGGGAACAGCATACTTAACCTGCCTGTAATTCATGCCTGGGCTGGTCTGATCTATAGATTCTTATTGAAGAAGCTGGATTAAAATTTGCACTGTCTTTTATCAAAGAgaataaagaggggaaaagaTGTCTGGGGTCTTACACATTTCTATCAAAGAATTGGTGAGCAAATAATATGAGCCATAGCAAATGCTGTTGAGATATTGCAACCACCTGCCTCTGACAGTCAGCCAGAAATTGTCAGTTAGCTTTGTCTTTTTCTGTCATATTAAAAAAGTACAGCGAACTATGGCACtattgttttttccccactgtttccAGGGCACTGGCACATGCCCTTTTCATAATTCACACCTTGTGCCAAGGCAATTCCTTGACACTTGTACTTAATGAAGTGGAAGGGACGAAGAAACTTGTAGAGCTCTTTTCTCTTCATTAGCCCAACAAGGTGCAGCAACCATATTACAGGCCTGTGAAGAGCCAACAACAACCCTGCTGCCCAGCATCCCTCTTCTATCACCAGCTCTGGTCTTTCACCTCCTCAGCATACATCCAACATAAGCTTCTGCTACTTTCTATCTTGGGGATTAGAAAGGGGTGGGTCAGGTCTTACTAGCTCAAAGCCAGGCTAAGAAAATTCCTCTGATGTGTGGGCTATGAAGAagttctcctctccctctcttgcaGTATGCACAAGGTCCCCTTCTGGATAATCTTTACTGGACAAAGTGGTACAACAACGAGTCCCTAGCTGCACACAACACCCAGTCATACATTTATTATGAGAACCTGCTGTTGGGTGTCCCACGCATGCGACAACTGAAGGTGAAGAACAATTCCTGTGTGGTCCATGATGACTTCAGGGAGGAAATCTTGGGCTGCTATGATGTGTACTCGGAAGACAAGGAGGAAAGGGTCTCCTTTGGGCTCATCAATGGAACAGCGTAAGTACATCTTCTGCTGTTCAGGATTAGAAAACCCAAATTAGTCTCTTTAGTTAAAATAAGTTCTGCTGAGTTGCAGGATGCCAGGGGTGATTTTCTCGCATAAGGCTGGAATTCCCCTCATCAGAGGCAGCAAGTCCTTTTTGTCTATCAATAAGGCTGAGTGTCTGTTTGAGGAAAAGCATAACAGAATGAGTGGCAGAGTGGGACCTATTGGGAAAGCCATGAAAAATCCAGTGGAGAATTAGGTAGAAATTGTTGCCTGTTTTTAAGAGGGTGAGGATAAATAGAGACCTGTGGGACCAGGTCTGTCGAATGGATGATgctctctgcttccttcctggATTTCAGGAGACAGAGAGAAGGGAGTGCATCTCTTTCATCTTGAAAACCTATTTCTCTAAAATAATGTGAGGTAGCTGCAGGGTAGCTGCAGTTTAATAAGTCTTTGCTTGCTGCATGAGTCTTGGTCTATGAACAAGAAGCCGTTGTTCATAAGGAAACAGGAGTACAAGTGTGTTCTAAGCAGAGGGTTGTGTGCAACGTAATAGAAGGTGATACAGCATGTCCTGGGAGTAACCTCCATGCAAACAAGACTGTGGCATAGCCACTGAACCTGCAGAGTTTTCCATCTGTAGTATCGCAAGTCATGTTGTGTCACTGCTGGGAAGCACTAGGTCAGAAACCTGACAATAATGAAGAACTGATGTAGGCCTAGATCTGGAATAGGAATTAAGTGCCaaatctttaattaaaaactgcTCTGTCCCTTGAAGATATAGTCTAATTTCTCCTGGCTACAAGGTCATACACAGGCCTGGGGGTGGTGATGCCTTTGCTTATGACTTGTCTGTTGCAGGTGGAGGTACCATTCTGAGGAGGAGCTGGGTGGCTCATCTCACTGGGGAAGACTAACCAGTTACAGTGGGGGAGGATACTACATAGACCTCAAGTTGACCAGAAAAGAGAGTGCTGAAGCCCTGCAAGTCTTGAAGGAGAAGTTGTGGCTGGATCGGGGGACACGAGTTGTCTTCATTGATTTCTCTGTGTATAATGCAAATATCAATCTATTCTGTGTTCTGAGGTAAGCTGAGTCCCACTGAAAATTCTGCTGCCTCTTGCTTCTTCCTCAGTGCCactgtttcttaaatattttaatatggtCCACCAGGGGGTAGGACTGAGTGGTGTCAGTAGATATTGTATGGATTACTAAGAAGGCTTGGTCTTCCTGACATAACCAGTCACACTTCTCTTCACCTTTCACCCCTTCCTATCATGGacaatgaagcagcagagataaggCTGTGTAAACACATGCACAACTCTTCCACTCATGGTTTGGTGGATAGCTCATGCTCAGGTCTGATGCCTCAAAATTATCTAAGACTCTCCATCTCCCTGTTTGCAATTATCAGACTTTTCTTGTCCCCTTCAAGGTTAGTGGTTGAGTTTCCAGCCACTGGTGGTGCCATTCCCTCCTGGCAAATCCGGACAGTCAAGCTTATACGATACGTCAGCACATGGGACTTCTTCATTGTTGCCTGTGAAATTGTCTTCTGTGTCTTCATCTTCTACTATGTGGTGGAGGAGATTTTGGAGCTGCGTATCCACAAGCTTCAGTACTTCACCAGCATCTGGAACATCCTGGATGTGGTCGTCATTCTGGTGAGGATCCTTGCACACTTTTTGGGGGGAGCAATGGCAGAGAGGTATAAGAgccaaaataaatgaaggaatgGGGAAACTGGTCTAGGTAAGAGCTGGCACAGGTTTTACTCTAATAGCAAAATGAACTAGCAGAGTAAATGGACACATGCTTTTCTATCAGCTGTTAGCAGAAAATTCTTTCCTTAGGGATGCCTGAGAGGCTGTGAAGTCAAAGCATCATTCAGCATATTAATACTTTATTTCCATCCTCCACCAGTAGACTGCACTTGTGAAGTGTGATACCAAGGAATTCTCTGACACTTTAATTTCTGTGGAAAGCATAGGTACAGTGGTCACTGCAgactcttcctcttcctctttgcagCTCTCCATCATCGCTATTGGGTTTCATGTCTTTCGCACCATTGAGGTGAACAGACTGTTGGGAGAGTTGCTGAAACACCCCGACACCTATGCAGACTTCGAGTTCCTGGCATTCTGGCAGACACAGTACAACAATATGAATGCAGTCAACTTATTCTTTGCCTGGATCAAGGTATTGTAGGGAGTCTGGGAGGTGCCAGGCCTCTAGTCTCAGACCTCTTCCTCTAGATAGCTTGGGGGTTGACTCTTCCATCCCTCTGAGTGAATGATGGTAACAGCTGTATAACAGAGGATCTTCCTCAAAGTCATGTGCTCTGTTTTGCAGTAATCCAGACAACTTTTCAGCCTGAATTCTGAGGCCAGTTATTTGGACACAGTGGACAGGGAGATGAGGTTAGATGTTGTGGTGCAATAGTGATTTTAGAAAATTCTGAGTACGATGTAACTTTGTCTATCCTGTACTATTTTAGTATTTTGGAGGATAATCTGGCAAACCATGTTTTCCTTTCGTGATGGCCACCCAACAACTGGAAATGGCTCGTCTGTTGGCATGGACTTTGCATTTCAACCAAAGCATCTTGGCATGATAGAAAGACACATGGTACTTGGGGGTCCTCATTAGCCTCAAGACATTTGTCCTTATAGCAGTCCCTCTTTAGATTTTGCTTTGACACAGGGAACAAAGTCATATGTTTATGATCCCACAGGAAGATGGTGGCACACCTGGGACAAATATCCTGAACACTAAGCCACCATTCCCCTAGCCTGGCTGTCTTCTCAGTGCTTTGGTACTACAATGAACCTCTTGTCTTAGTAAGCATGTGCATATATGAGAGAGACTGATGTAGCTGATAGTTTGGCCTAACTTTGTCCCTGTTCTTTCTTCTTGCAGATATTCAAGTATATTAGCTTTAACAAAACAATGACTCAGCTCTCCTCCACACTGGCACGTTGCGCCAAGGACATTCTGGGCTTTGCCATTATgttcttcattgtcttctttgcCTATGCCCAGCTGGGTTACCTTCTTTTTGGGACACAAGTGGAAAACTTCAGTACCTTTGTCAAATGCATGTAAGTGTATAAGTCAGAACCATATTTCCATCATTTCATCAAAAGAATTTTAACTGCTTTCCAACCTCTCCCCAGTTGCAAACCTGAATGTTAATCAGACACCTGTTGTGGTAATAAAGCCGCTATGGCTAATAAGTAGCTCACAGTCCTCCAGCTGTAACATCTTCATGgacaaaagaacacagaaaattgAGGGTTACAGACGGATTTCTGGTTGTCTGGTGTTTATCAGTAGGGACGTGAGTAGCTGATCCTACCAGACTTTGAGACTCCTTGCAGCCTTACAATTCAATGGAAATTCCAGCCTTTCCATAGGAGTGTTTAGTGAGACTTTTCAGTTTGCTGAAACCTAGTCAGCTTTCACTTGATGTGGAGTTGTTAGGCACACCAAGGGTACTCAACATGCAGAGTGGTTTAATGTCTTTCTGTAGAAAAGCATCATAGCTCAGCTGATAATTTAGTTTCTGTTCTGCAGGACCTTTTGTCACCTTCTCACCTGCTGTGGGTCCATAAAGGCAGTAGAATGGTGTTGCCTGACTGTCACTGAGACCTTGGCAAATTTGTGGTTTTATACACCAGCAGATGGCTTTAGGTCTAATTAGGTTAAAATTTTATGTAATTCTCGTGGTAAGAACTAAATAGCTCAAAACAAGTGTTTTGAGGTAGGGTCagagtgtttggttttggtttggtttttttttaattaaggaagaGGCCCAGATAGAAACTCTGGAGTTTTTAAATTCTCTGGCTTCCAAATACACTTGCTGATCACATTGTTTCAGTGTTTGCACAACAGCCACACGAAAACTTTCTGGTTTTATCAGATAGTACACTTTAATTCAAACAAAGATTTGGAAGGAATGCTGTTTGTTGCTACAGGGttttcacagagaaaagcagaagtaatGCATTTATCTTAGCAAGATaataggaaagacattgagttgctggagtgtgttcagaggagggcaaccaagctgatgaggggcctggagcacaagtcttatgaggagcggctgagggaactggggctgtttagtctagaaaagaggaggcagaggggagacctgatcgctctctacaactacctgaaaggaggctgtagtgaggtgggtgttggtcaggtggctggagatagggcaagagaaaatggcctcaagttgaggcaagggagatttaggttagatattaggaaaaaaatttttactgagagggttgttcaaacattggaatgggctgcccagggaagtggttgagtcaccatccctggagatattcaaaaagcgagtggacagggtactacaggacatggtttagtgggcatggttaatggttggactcgatgatcctgaaggtcttttccaacctaaatgattctgtgattctatagctttaaacactgaaatgaaaaagtcagaaacttaatttttatattatttataaatatatctgATTTTTATAAGATAGCAGCTCTACTTAATTTCTGAAAGTTGGTAGTCAAATAATATActcattttaatacaaattcagCATGAAGTTTTCTAAAATATGCTGTATAATAGTCTAAATAAGATTAAGTagacattttcaaagcaaaagagataaaaagaatTTCTTACTGGAAGGAGACATTTCAACATCACTAAATTGGGACAATTTAAACCAAAGAAGAGGAAGCAATGCCATATTCCTCTTCCTTAGACCTGGAAAACATTCCCAGGTCCCTAAATAGTCTAAGTGCAAGGAATTTGAAATGGAGCTTTGCATTTCTCAGACAGGATTTTCAGGCTCTGGGGTCTCAAAGTCCTTTCCCCTGCACATGACTTCACGGTCTGTgtctttctgcctgttttctttttcttctttcctttttttaattggaggattttttttttttttttcctacaaggcTCATTTCAGTGATTAATTTCCAGAGAAGTCCCACAGATAATGTATCAAGATATCTGAGGTGGGGCATGACCAGTGGGTGGATGAGCATGCACAGAAGGGGATGCTGGGCAAGTGAATTAAGATATCCAATCTCAGACAATCCTTCAGTGCACGGGCCTGCTCAGGCAATGCGCAATGTTAAGGGAGGtatctgccacagcagcagtTTTCAGCCTGTGTTCCGCAGACCTCTGGCACCCAAGTCCTGCCTTTTAAGGGGTCTACAAGAGATAACTGAGATAAGCAAACTTCTGATCAACAGACTTAAACTTGCTACATTACACAGGCTATGAATTGCAAAATGTTGAAGAGCACTGTCCAGTACTAACATCCTTTCCACAGTCTCATGAACTCTCTTGCAAGAGAAGGCTTCAGTGAGTCAAATGCCTTTATAAGGGAAAATacaggttgtttttgttttgtttttgtttt
This window encodes:
- the PKD2L1 gene encoding polycystic kidney disease 2-like 1 protein isoform X1; this translates as MSSSHLSNRAESRFRASEEHELEAVGKKAWDNPVYDGSPSTSLKIQAIYNPKSIPENPYENFEEVGDPLPYQEEQSKAVDGKTSPFLKCCFYVFRGIRGLWGTTLTENTAENRELYVKTTLRELLIYIVFLVDICLLTYGMTSSNAYYYTKVMSELFLQTSLDGRVSFQSIGSMADFWVYAQGPLLDNLYWTKWYNNESLAAHNTQSYIYYENLLLGVPRMRQLKVKNNSCVVHDDFREEILGCYDVYSEDKEERVSFGLINGTAWRYHSEEELGGSSHWGRLTSYSGGGYYIDLKLTRKESAEALQVLKEKLWLDRGTRVVFIDFSVYNANINLFCVLRLVVEFPATGGAIPSWQIRTVKLIRYVSTWDFFIVACEIVFCVFIFYYVVEEILELRIHKLQYFTSIWNILDVVVILLSIIAIGFHVFRTIEVNRLLGELLKHPDTYADFEFLAFWQTQYNNMNAVNLFFAWIKIFKYISFNKTMTQLSSTLARCAKDILGFAIMFFIVFFAYAQLGYLLFGTQVENFSTFVKCIFTQFRIILGDFDYNSIDNANRVLGPIYFVTYVFFVFFVLLNMFLAIINDTYSEVKEELSSQKDELQLSDILKQSYNRTLMRLRLKKERISDVQKALQNGTKELDFEDFKNSLKELGHADHEITAAFSRFDKDGNHILDEEEQQQMKHDLEAKRVALNTEIDNLGKPYGDNNLDENLTYMETRNNHANKASWVSKEEFQVLLQRVLQLEQSINNIGSKIDAVVSKLDMLERNRLKRKDMLGKRLDNVNKEEEPSQEKLLPHSLDQLGKEAEGWGLEHVQANNLSGNSSQNRVYPILPRSSVLGSQVPKNMQPQSDVRF
- the PKD2L1 gene encoding polycystic kidney disease 2-like 1 protein isoform X2 is translated as MQSLQSCDACPAAAELWIQAIYNPKSIPENPYENFEEVGDPLPYQEEQSKAVDGKTSPFLKCCFYVFRGIRGLWGTTLTENTAENRELYVKTTLRELLIYIVFLVDICLLTYGMTSSNAYYYTKVMSELFLQTSLDGRVSFQSIGSMADFWVYAQGPLLDNLYWTKWYNNESLAAHNTQSYIYYENLLLGVPRMRQLKVKNNSCVVHDDFREEILGCYDVYSEDKEERVSFGLINGTAWRYHSEEELGGSSHWGRLTSYSGGGYYIDLKLTRKESAEALQVLKEKLWLDRGTRVVFIDFSVYNANINLFCVLRLVVEFPATGGAIPSWQIRTVKLIRYVSTWDFFIVACEIVFCVFIFYYVVEEILELRIHKLQYFTSIWNILDVVVILLSIIAIGFHVFRTIEVNRLLGELLKHPDTYADFEFLAFWQTQYNNMNAVNLFFAWIKIFKYISFNKTMTQLSSTLARCAKDILGFAIMFFIVFFAYAQLGYLLFGTQVENFSTFVKCIFTQFRIILGDFDYNSIDNANRVLGPIYFVTYVFFVFFVLLNMFLAIINDTYSEVKEELSSQKDELQLSDILKQSYNRTLMRLRLKKERISDVQKALQNGTKELDFEDFKNSLKELGHADHEITAAFSRFDKDGNHILDEEEQQQMKHDLEAKRVALNTEIDNLGKPYGDNNLDENLTYMETRNNHANKASWVSKEEFQVLLQRVLQLEQSINNIGSKIDAVVSKLDMLERNRLKRKDMLGKRLDNVNKEEEPSQEKLLPHSLDQLGKEAEGWGLEHVQANNLSGNSSQNRVYPILPRSSVLGSQVPKNMQPQSDVRF